Proteins co-encoded in one Lysobacter solisilvae genomic window:
- the rpsS gene encoding 30S ribosomal protein S19 translates to MARSLKKGPFVDHHLMKKVETAGNNKKPIKTWSRRSMILPEMVGFTLAIHNGKNHIPVLVNENMVGHKLGEFALTRTFKGHGGDKKSGK, encoded by the coding sequence ATGGCACGTTCACTGAAGAAAGGCCCGTTCGTCGACCACCACCTCATGAAGAAGGTGGAGACGGCTGGCAACAACAAGAAGCCGATCAAGACCTGGTCGCGTCGTTCGATGATCCTGCCGGAGATGGTTGGCTTCACGCTCGCCATCCACAACGGCAAGAACCACATCCCGGTGCTGGTCAACGAGAACATGGTTGGCCACAAGCTCGGCGAGTTCGCCCTGACCCGTACGTTCAAGGGTCATGGCGGCGACAAGAAGTCCGGGAAGTAA
- the rpsC gene encoding 30S ribosomal protein S3 has product MGHKVHPTGIRLGISKDWTSKWFAGKKQYASFLAADLKVREMLRKKLAQAGISKILIERPANNARVTIHTARPGVVIGKRGEDIEKLRKEVSDVMGVPAHINVTEVRKPELDAQLVAESIAQQLERRIMFRRAMKRAVGNAMRLGALGIKVNVAGRLNGAEIARSEWYREGRVPLHTLRADIDYGFAEAKTTYGIIGIKVWVYKGEIFDFSQVGQEKQDDSAAPRAERGDRPDRGDRKDRNDRPGRPARPAR; this is encoded by the coding sequence ATGGGTCACAAAGTACATCCGACCGGCATCCGTCTGGGCATCTCGAAGGACTGGACGTCGAAGTGGTTCGCTGGCAAGAAGCAGTACGCCTCTTTCCTGGCGGCCGACCTCAAGGTTCGCGAGATGCTGCGCAAGAAGCTCGCGCAGGCAGGTATCTCCAAGATCCTGATCGAGCGTCCGGCCAACAACGCCCGCGTCACTATCCACACCGCCCGTCCGGGCGTGGTGATCGGCAAGCGCGGCGAGGACATCGAGAAGCTGCGTAAGGAAGTCAGCGACGTGATGGGCGTTCCGGCGCACATCAACGTCACCGAAGTCCGCAAGCCCGAGCTCGACGCCCAGCTGGTTGCCGAGTCGATCGCGCAGCAGCTGGAGCGCCGCATCATGTTCCGTCGCGCAATGAAGCGCGCTGTCGGCAACGCGATGCGCCTGGGCGCCCTGGGCATCAAGGTGAATGTCGCCGGCCGCCTCAACGGCGCCGAAATCGCGCGTTCGGAGTGGTATCGCGAAGGTCGCGTGCCGCTGCACACCCTGCGTGCTGACATCGATTACGGCTTCGCTGAAGCCAAGACGACCTACGGCATCATCGGCATCAAGGTTTGGGTCTACAAGGGCGAGATCTTTGATTTCTCCCAGGTTGGTCAGGAGAAGCAGGACGATTCCGCGGCCCCGCGCGCTGAGCGTGGTGACCGTCCGGACCGTGGCGACCGCAAGGATCGCAACGACCGTCCCGGCCGTCCGGCCCGCCCGGCCCGCTAA
- the rplV gene encoding 50S ribosomal protein L22 yields MEAKAILRSARISAQKARLVADQVRGLSAERAVNLLKFSDKKAAAMIRKVVESAIANAENNQGADVDDLRVKTITVDEGPSLKRFMARAKGRGTRILKRTSHITVVVGAGK; encoded by the coding sequence ATGGAAGCGAAAGCCATCCTGCGCAGCGCGCGCATCTCCGCCCAGAAGGCCCGTCTGGTCGCTGACCAGGTCCGCGGCCTGTCGGCCGAACGCGCCGTCAACCTGCTGAAGTTCTCGGACAAAAAGGCAGCCGCGATGATCCGCAAGGTCGTCGAGTCGGCCATCGCCAACGCCGAGAACAACCAGGGCGCCGACGTCGACGACCTCCGCGTCAAGACCATCACGGTGGACGAGGGTCCTTCGCTGAAGCGCTTCATGGCGCGTGCTAAGGGCCGCGGCACCCGTATCCTCAAGCGCACCAGCCACATCACTGTGGTTGTGGGCGCGGGCAAGTAA